One window of the Leptotrichia massiliensis genome contains the following:
- the vapD gene encoding endoribonuclease VapD: MYAIAFDLKIDDLKKNYGDSYNRAYDEIRQELEILGFEWTQDNLYVNSTQKDTLAEVYKAITKLKSIEWFKNSVRDTRAFKVEDWSDFTAIVKE; this comes from the coding sequence ATGTATGCAATTGCATTTGATTTAAAAATTGATGATTTGAAAAAAAATTATGGGGATTCATATAACAGGGCTTACGATGAAATTCGACAGGAATTGGAGATACTGGGTTTTGAATGGACACAAGACAATTTATATGTGAATAGTACTCAAAAAGACACTTTAGCTGAAGTTTATAAAGCCATAACAAAACTAAAATCTATCGAATGGTTTAAAAATTCTGTAAGAGATACTAGAGCTTTTAAAGTTGAGGACTGGAGTGATTTTACAGCTATCGTGAAAGAATGA
- a CDS encoding MFS transporter codes for MKDKFKNGIYIVYLLFLFRTIIIFSSGYSGYVTRIMILSNLVICVVLSLIITLKTKKFNIYWVTMIIGISIFGMKYSGFNDMNKFWNIVIIYVYVIFSAFQLILFSITRYLKQKSLKRLIKVILCFFSCYFFSEFYNQHYCEPKSIVYSTEISNIKNENEMFEIIHKMPMVKRIYYKYNQKEVIYPKSDYFPFNFGFIPDNENKNIIMISLSTYINYESMDRLAEKVSEYLMLMNKSNEKIYLYMVTDKSADSILSEYELENKNIKKVHKLKDLRETNNMLELFLYLPASLIKGESDYDGNDK; via the coding sequence TTGAAAGATAAATTTAAAAATGGGATCTATATTGTATATTTACTGTTTCTTTTTCGAACTATAATTATATTTTCAAGTGGTTATTCAGGGTATGTAACCAGAATAATGATATTGTCAAATTTGGTAATTTGTGTTGTTTTATCATTAATTATCACTTTAAAGACAAAAAAATTTAATATTTATTGGGTAACGATGATAATTGGTATTTCTATTTTTGGAATGAAATATTCTGGATTTAATGATATGAATAAATTTTGGAATATAGTTATCATATATGTGTATGTTATTTTTTCAGCATTTCAATTAATTTTGTTTTCAATCACAAGATATTTGAAACAAAAAAGTTTAAAAAGATTAATAAAAGTGATACTATGCTTTTTTAGTTGTTACTTTTTTTCCGAATTTTATAATCAGCATTACTGTGAACCTAAATCGATAGTTTACAGTACAGAAATATCAAATATAAAAAACGAAAATGAAATGTTTGAAATAATTCATAAAATGCCAATGGTTAAAAGAATTTATTATAAATATAATCAAAAGGAGGTAATTTATCCAAAATCTGATTATTTTCCCTTCAATTTTGGTTTTATTCCTGATAATGAAAATAAAAATATAATAATGATTTCTTTAAGCACATACATAAATTATGAAAGTATGGATAGATTAGCGGAAAAAGTAAGTGAATATTTAATGTTAATGAATAAAAGCAATGAAAAAATTTATTTGTATATGGTAACTGACAAAAGCGCAGATTCTATATTAAGTGAATATGAACTTGAGAATAAAAATATTAAGAAAGTACACAAATTGAAAGATTTAAGAGAAACAAATAATATGTTAGAATTGTTTTTATACTTACCAGCGAGTCTGATAAAAGGAGAAAGCGATTATGATGGGAATGATAAATAG
- a CDS encoding Txe/YoeB family addiction module toxin: protein MMNKLWTDDGWADYLYWQSQDKKTLKRINELIKDIERNGALNGIGKPEALKYRKGFSRRIDETNRLVYAIDENGVLWIISCRGHY from the coding sequence ATGATGAATAAATTATGGACTGATGATGGCTGGGCAGATTATTTATATTGGCAATCTCAAGATAAAAAAACTTTAAAAAGGATTAATGAACTCATAAAAGATATTGAAAGAAATGGAGCATTGAATGGAATAGGAAAACCTGAAGCTTTGAAATATAGAAAAGGATTTAGTCGAAGAATTGACGAAACTAACAGGCTTGTCTATGCCATTGATGAAAATGGGGTTTTATGGATAATTTCTTGTAGAGGACATTATTAA
- a CDS encoding type II toxin-antitoxin system Phd/YefM family antitoxin produces MLAVSFSTMRNNLKSYCDKAVKENEDVIVTRKNEENVVLINLEKYNQFLKAVQNAEYLAKIDRGFSQMKSGQGQVHDLIEVDDE; encoded by the coding sequence ATGTTAGCTGTAAGTTTTTCAACAATGAGAAATAATTTAAAAAGTTATTGTGATAAAGCAGTGAAAGAAAATGAAGATGTAATTGTAACAAGAAAAAATGAAGAAAATGTAGTTTTAATAAATCTTGAAAAATATAATCAATTTTTGAAAGCAGTCCAAAATGCTGAATATCTTGCAAAAATAGATAGAGGGTTTTCTCAGATGAAAAGTGGGCAAGGGCAAGTTCATGATTTAATCGAGGTCGATGATGAATAA